ACCATTTAGACACATTTCCACACTACAGTTTGCAAACAAAAATCAGTATGATTAAATTCATACCTGAGAGCAACTCGAACAGAAGTGTCATCTTCGTTTCTTTCCTCCGGAGCcgacataattttgcaaatcgaaCAGGTGTTTGTTTGATACTGAAAGCGAACTTACGCAAACTACTCAGGAATTTTTCAAGTATATTTCCGATACCGTAAAAACAGTGAGTACatccttttttcaattttcaccgccatattttaatatttaaatcatgCTTCTGCTTGTTTATGTTAAGTAATTTAAAGCtgaattgctcaaatggtgtaaatttcaacaattttggcAGTTTCTCATTCGAGTATGCGCCCTCTGTCAACATAAATTTAGAAGGGCAGTAACTCCAAACATCTAAGTTAGTCTATTTCCTGTTCCGTACCGTGTCATACAGTACACGTTCTGTCAAAAGTGCAGAccaatttaatttttataaataccacTAGAACTCACATTGTGACAAGGCCAGTTTACATTACTGCCATGTTTTATTGAAGGAAGCGTCTAGCCGTCCGATAATCGGAcacctagcctgcgttctagaaCCTATGGAAATGGGGTAGGGCCTATGTACCATTCTATAAGAAAATTGTTTATGAATGCCTGTATATTTCCTTCGAACTGACAAGCGCAAGAGAAGCTAAGCATTCGCATAAATTCATCTTCAACTTCAACTTTAAACTGCTGTAAAATCAATGCTGATTACACTTGGCAGGCGCTTGTCAGGAGCAgttattaataataaattatcTACAATCAGTCACTACCTAGAAGGATCTCCCACCCTGATAAAAATTTAACtcaaaattatcttttcttcaaAGGCTAATTCGTCATTATATCACCTATAGTAACTTTCAACCGTATTTTCAGTGTTCAAATTCTCTAGCTTATAACACGATTTCAAAAAGAaagtttctcattgcagagttggtgcagccgttctgcgcttgcgcggaattattatcaaatggaacgcacggcaaaaatactcatttttttgcaggtccgcacgcatttagtgtataatgtgcataatatactgactaaaggttagggttagaatcaccatggttacaaaatatatacatttaaggtatttttgttcaaatttagttaatcaggtatataccagagtctgtaatatatcacgggcgcaccaactctgtatttagtcacagcctttcAAAAATGTCCGGGAGAGAACCCCGACCCCCGTTCTCTTACAGAAATGTTACCACATTTATTTGACAAATGCTCTTAAACACGTAGACAAAAAGTATGAAGTTTTCAGTGAAATTTATAACCTTTTCCTTAATAAGCATAAAATAGATTAAAAAACGAATTCGCCTCAGATTGACGTAAATGTAAACCTTCCCATAATGCATTTTGACGTTATTGACGTAACAACTGATGTCACAGTACGTTAACTTCACTTAGCGACAACAGTAACAGAGCGGAGGCGACGCAGCCATAACGGCACAGATATTTTACACTAGCAAAATGACCGGAAAAGGTCGCCCTGGTGTAAAATTGATAGAAGTTAAGCCTGTCGCAGATGACGGGAGAAAACTTTCTCCACCTAAAAGTAAAAACGACAACGCCGTGGAAAAGAAAACCGAAGTAGACCTTAACAAATCCAAATTGTTTACCCTCAAACCACTAGAAATACCAGAGCACGGGAGACAACTTGCGGAAATTGACAGTTCATTTCGGGAGGTTGAACTGACATATGCGCAGCATGTTAAAGATCTGCCAATCGCTAAAGAGGAAAAGGTCCAAGACATTGAGGAAGGCGCAAATGAAGACGAGAAAGTAAAtgagataaaaaatgaaataaccaAGAAGaggaaaagaataaaaaagaactCAGTTTTACCACTGGATGTTACGTCATTGGATTATTTAGAAGGAAAACAAGAAGAGCCGAAGGATATCGGAGAACCTGACATCAGGCATGGCAAGAAGAAGAAAGCGACAAAGaaggaaaagaaaaagaagaataaaaaggTACACGTACTAAAATCACATGTCGGGAGAATTTCTGTAGTGTCTTCTGCGATAGCAGAATTACACTTTCAAATACTTAAAACTAAGTACAAATCTTGATTGACTGTTGGTAACATTCATTTGTATCTTGATTCCAGgattactttaaaataaaacacaacaacgaaaaaaaaaagtaaattaataatatgtaatattttattgcatgacTATGGCACttatataatatatcaaaaaatgccttaataccatttgaTAACAGAGGAAAACGCTTGGATCGCAAGAGCTATAATGACCCCTCGCCAGTGCAATACAATTTAAAGAGATACAAAAGTGGCATGTCCATGTTAGCGATTATGTCGTCTCGCGAAGATATGCTTTCAATATCCATCCCCGCACAAGGCCATGCAACTACTGAAACAGTTTAGAACTGTTTTATTCCAGTTTCATAACCTATAAAGTTTTGAATAGAACATAAGAATATCTTTATCTGATAGTCACTACCTTCCTCTTGGCAAAATTGACTCGATATTTCGTTCAGTTACTTGTAATggtcttttactttaaaatacagGACATTAAAAAAGAACACAGTAAAACGTACTGGTAATACAGAACTCTTCTCTGAGAAAAATCCTAGGCACGAAATAGCATTATATTGTTGAGAGTTTCGAGAACAATCAAAATTACCTTTACACATGATTTGTTTGTGTTGTCTTGTTTTTAGGTATGTTCTATTTTCAAATTGAAGAgatgtttaaagaaataaaactactGTTTTTTAAGAAAAGGTGATTTAATAATTTATGTAGACACGAGATAACAGGTAAATGTAAAACCGATTTCGTTAAGAAATACCTATTCAAAGCGTGTCTAGAAAATTAtcaccaaatttcatttaatttctccTCGTTTTTCATCAGAAGAAAGAGAAGGACACGGCTGCACAGGCCATTGAAACAACAAGGGAACCAGAGCAAGAAATAGTTGCAATCCCACCTGAGACTGACGAACATACAgacgataaaaagaaaacaagaaagctTCCCTGTTGTTTCGGCTTCATTTCGACATGGCTTGCcaaaagaaagcagaaaagaaGAGACAAGAAAAAGAAAGCAATTGCCGTCAGATGCAAAACGCCTGAACTTGGTAAATTGTTGTTTACTGTCGCCTTTTTCAAATTTACCCATATTGTTTCTAGGCCTTTCATAATCTGTTCACAGTCCTACACACCTTTTCTTGCGGAAAATTGGTAACATTTAACTGAATTTTCATGCCCGGTTTTAAAATAATTGGACTGgtgtttctttaaaaatgcctcaagttgtaaaatatatattgattaaaatcTAGACTGGAAAATAAAGTCTGCTGTGCGGTAAAACAGAAACTAAATCTTAAAatcaatgttaaaaaatgaaagatCGGGACAAACATTTTCCAGTTGAATATCGGCGAGACCTGAGAACAGTTATGACACTGTTAAAGCATTGTTAACTATATTGTAGTTCAATATGAACACAAGAAGGCAAAAGGAGGCGAAGCTTTCACCATTGAGGTTGATTGTAGACCAATAATACAGAAACCACTTCTGCCACCCATAAAACAGACTGCCGGACCGGTAAGTAAAACCGCAGGGGCCAGTATCTAACTCTTGGGGTGGAGTTGGGAGACTGGGTGAACGGCCTCTATATACTATATTACAATACATATAGGTCAGTTCTATCCACATAAAAAGAGTTTGatactgcccccccccccccccccccacctccccaccCCCTGTTGCTTAAATGATGAAGCACGATATGACCAATGTTTTAATATACATGTCGAATTTGACAGGTTGAAAATAGTTCCGCGAAAATTGAACATacgataaaatgttaaataatgtcTGTTTATATGGAAGATCTCTATACAGGAGTCGTTAATTTTACTTCTGatgataatataaaaaagaaacaacagtgATTCGgtcaaatttgagaaaaaatatagtTAAATCTTATTTTAAGTATACAAGCatgttacaaatgtaaaacaattagaATGCATTGAATTCCATTTAGATACGCCGAGGAATAGATTTGCGTCTTCAGACAGCCGAGGCTAGAAGAGAGGATGAGTTAGCTAAGAGACGGGATGCTGTAAGAAAGTATGAAAGGAAAAAGTAAGTCAGCTTGTTTTCTTTCAATGATTTCGCAATAGAATTGAGCCAGTAATCATTTACTTTTATGGACATGATTTTTAAAGcaacatttaaaatttccattccttttaattattttaaatagcTGTCACCTATTTTGGTCTAATTTTGCACCGGCAAGGATCTTACGACAATATTAAGGTGAAGCCATTTAGATTCAATGACCAAGacattttaatgaataatatGTAAGTGTGGCTGCATAGTAATTAATGAACGTGTTTTGGAATCTAAACTTGGATAACTAATAGTTTAACATTGAGAcagaaataaatttgaaactaatattttacttgaaagaaagactattttctaaaacattatgATTTCTAGGATCGAGTGTAAAGAAAGAAAGGCAGACGCTGACTACCACTTCCGGAAAAAGGCAGGCCTTACAGTAAGGTACAAGCAGGCCGATGCTGAAAGGAACCGCAATAATCTTAGCCGCCACGCAACAATGGCCAGAACTGCATCTATCCAATCATCATCCAGCGAATCTGTGATCATCGAAAGTGACCCGGACGCTTTCAAAGTCAGCGAAAATGATCCAGACGCTTGGAAAGTCGACGATGTCGACTGTTTCTCCTACTAAAATTTTATGTCTGCGGACTGCCTCCTATATATGTAGACCTTTACAATAAGCTGGTCACGTGGGCAGGAAGTACATTTTAGATATCATTTTGggtgaataaaacaaaaaatattcttaGAATCAAAATTTTTATCACAAGGTATATAAATTTTTGCAATCTATTTTGTACTAAAACAAATATCCACTTAGTAATtcacttgtatatatttttattgagaTTGAGTATCAGATTTTTCTAAAGTCTTCTAAACCCTACATCTTACATCAACGtaattcaaaaatacatgtacacacataTATATTATTCTGAGCACGATAAATCGCCATGCCCTGAACAATcgaaaaagtatttaaaagatTCATGGAAAATACAAAGAAAGTAAACACTACCTGAATAACCATGGTTATCATGGTTaggtatggtaaaaaaaattgacaaaaaatatttaaaaaaaaatacatataagaatcgtgaaaatacaaaaaaaatcactttcaTCTACCTACATGTTATTTAACATAAGGTATGATACACACAAATTGATACCATTTTTATAACGAAATAAGTCATTGGTCAGTTAATTGCTGCttaaaattgatttctaacacattttattatatacattatatgatttttttgcGTGCTCAAAATAGTAAAACGTggaaaaacagtttttttcttattatttccgACCACTAGTAtgaatattatattgtttttaattatatgattttatagcgatattttgaatacatgtttaaatgttcTTGTTAGAATTTTTGTAAGCAGAATATTAAATCTATCAATTTCATTTCTGACGTCGCTCCTGTTCACGTGACTCAGCTAAATAATTTCGTGGTATTTTCACTCTTTGGTCTACTGTTGTAGGgtggtatagtagtcgcaacttgaccgcgatggttgaccttaggctgattattcataatatgcagtatcaaagtatatatactttcatttgatcagttaaagttttcgaatacactaatttatatttacacaaatttatatttcatttttctcgtGCAGATCGtattttacgtacactccttttcaataataggttgtgcctcattatgtattataatgcaaaggtcaaccatcggggtcaagttgcgtccactatagtcGGTCGTGTTTAGGCATTGTTTTTGGAACCTTATTCTGTTCATATAACAACATGTGTAACATCTATTTACCACTAATGATCGACATAAAGAACttgttaaacaataaattcaggtgaaagattaataaaaatattttatggtattttacttttttcaagttATTGTTCGACTCAACCCCTAAACGTGCCTATTGGGCCATTGTTCAAATATAGGCCGTTGATTGGGTGGAACGACCGACATTTAGCAAGAATTCCAGGTGACTTTCTCAGATAAAGTATAATTTATGAATATCGCTTAGTCAGCattgttatacatgtactaaaCATGTTTCATTAAACGTGCACGCTGTTCACGTAAGAATTAAAACTAAGGGAGGGcaattaatgtatttattcaaaataggcaatttagaagaaaaaaaaacagattaacCGTGCTAATCTGACTACCggagaagaaataataataataataaaaagaacaaatatttcaTGGCAACTATGactacaaaaaaaagaaagaaaaaacagcaAATGAACAATGCACATTATCTATCTTACTGCAGAAAACAAGggaaaataatgataattatgacaaattagATATTCCGCGCAAATCGTCtatagagcggacgcagtggtcaaGTGGTAAccctgtctgactacgaaacaaACGGTCGTGAGTTCGAGACTCCACTTCTCCAAAATTACTAACATAATGAATAGGAGTCCCGTGTATAGGTGCTTTACACATGTCACGATTAAGAACCAGGGaatggaattggagcgtcttctgtatcttgcactatcctcacactaacattactaacagtcttctggaggagtcgcccatatgggttaccggtggcgactataaataagcttacatataaaaaacgCAATTATCTAGCTATGTAAAACACAGGAAAATGACGGTTCCTTtgaaaaacaaggcagtctgaaagacagctatatcccccgccactgctatggatagtgaaagggtaaacctttgattttagctgtgaccttgaccttgaactgacatggctgactcatgaattctgcacaacgtcttgatgaggtgatcatttgacccatgtttcatgaaaatccttcaaggggtttaggagatacagagctgaagcctttgaccttcagttgtgaccttgaccttgagttgacatggctgactcatgagttcttgatgaggtgatcatttgacctaagtttgatgaaaatccttcaaggggtttaggagatacagagtggacacaaaatggaaggctcaaacttcgacccttagttgtgaccttgaccttgagctggcatggttgactcataatttctgcaaatcgttctgatgaggtaatcattttaccaagttttataaaattccttcaaggggtttaggagatatagagcggacacaaatggagggctcaaacctttgaccctaagctgtgaccttgaccttgagccggcatgactgactcatgggttctgcatatcgtctagatgaggtgatcatttgacccaagttgataaaattccttcaaggggttttaggagatatagagcggacagaaaatggaaggctcaaacctttgaccttgagttgtgaccttgaccttgaccagaCAAGGCATGACCATGgtttctgcacatcgccttgatgaggtgatcatttgacccaagtttcatgaaaatccttcaaggagtttagaagatatagagcggacacaaaatggaaggctcaaaacctttgaccctaagttgtgaccttgacctgagccggcatggctgactcatgggttctgcactcgtcttgatgaggtgatcatttgacccaagtttataaaatttccttcaaggggtttatgagatatagagcggacacaaaatggcaggctcaaacctttgaccttgagttgtgaccttgaccttgaactgacaaggctgactcatgggttctgcaaatcgtcttgatgaggtgatcatttgacccaagtttcatgaaaatccttcaaggggtttaggagatatggaccggacacgattttgttacggacggaaggacggacggacggaaggacggaaggacggaaagacggaaggacgggaggacggacggacgcagaccattcctataatccctccgccacggcgggggattaaaaaaacaacaagatattcAATGCgcatctgtccatccatctgacTGCATTCATAGTAACTGTGAATAAGCGAATATTCCGTGTATTACAATccatggtgataacgcgacagtaagATGACGATAACGCCACAGtagcgacagtacgatggtgataacgcgatggtacgatgatgataacgcgatagtacgataatgataacacgatagtacgataatgaaattgcaaaatcacgatactacgataacgaaaacgcgatatcacgataTTACGATCGTGAAAACGCGACAATACAATGGTGAAAAcacgatagtatatcgcattatcatcatcgcactatcgtattatcgcgctACTatcatcgtagtatcgcgttttcgttatcgaagAGTTTTAtaatttcgcgttttcatcatcgccCTATCGAGAATCGCAGATTTCAAGAGCGAtagccctaacggaattccgtaggtCCATATATAAAGAAAGTGATAGTGATATTCTACTGGGAAACTTCTTCAAAGTTCACAcgggccatagctttcgcagaagcggtggttcaaacgccgcggcggtggaggattcgtcgcagaagcgatggagaaatatggccggctgattacatttatgctgtcatcggtaagttttctaatgaatttttcacgtctgactgaaaacaaccagtgagacaggagcccacatatgtactcttccagccacaaacacttgctcagtgcaattctttgtcatttatgtaaacacttctttacagtttgacgagggactgtcgtttttgtagaattcccataggaaatggtaaaattttgtacaaagcgacccctgagcacgtttgcaccaaatcgtaagtacggcactgtcaagcaacaactatttcttcgtaatcagtgaattttcattgcaggcatatgaaataatcgaccaaaaatgatgccaacgcagtgtgcggtgggtacagttgcaacgcattacggtggatcttgtttctttaatgttcgttatggacttttaacttaagtaaacaacattttcccgggattttgattggggtaggtctatgaaatcactttgacatgaGACAAcaatagaaactgaatgtttagTAGGTTTAGAGGGTATTCTTCAACACACTGAACATactgcaaccatttgtcattttatggtatttttcatcattttttaacatatttatggaTGAAATtttctcttcagttgttataataagaataactgaaattaGTTGTTTCTTTGTCGTCATCTTTGCACTAGAACAAGGAGTGAAAGGTCTCTTACGTTTGATTGGTGTTGTGACAGTTTTTAGAGGAGAATGacgtttttgtcttttatttgttgTATCATTGCTTTCTACTTGTCTGTTGTTAgttgtttgtactctgtttctccgtttatttttcaatgttaaacttagccttggaatcatgaagatgaacattactgaagataaggccATGAATGAGGCCTTTAGGGTGTTAACAActctttcctttgatttgacctggtgacctagtttttgaccccacatgacccagtttcgaacttgacctagagattattaagGTAAAATTTccatgcaagtttgtatcaaatcaaagcataaatgaaacctcataTGGCTGAAAGTACGTACATATATGAGTTACTTCTCAGGCATCACAAAAAAGTAATTTATACACTACCTAAACAAGAGTCACTGTCCATTGTAGAATGAAAAGAGGCTTTGGCCAAAATTCATGGTAAAACATAATGATAAGCCATCATTTATAAACGAATAATGAAGTTTGTCACCACGAGACATGTCAAAGGAATTTGTCACCACTAGACATGTTAAAAGAATTTGTCACCACTAGGCATGTCAAAGGAATTTGAATttacagtttgtttaaaaaaggaTATTTCTCAAATCATTACACACTTAACGAAACGACCCTCGATATCTTTGACAATGTCTTCCATATTACAATACACATGCATGTCCAGAATTTAGAAACGAGCGAATTTCATTGAAAGGCAAAAACGATATTACttctttttttgtcatatctAGGGTACAAATTTAAATCTACAGTGATATTTGACCATATATTATATTAATGAAAAGCCAATATCTACACATCTTTGTGACAGTTTTACATGTAAACATGCATATCAGGAATAACTTGAcgaaatgttttcagattttccaCACGTCTTTAGCATCATTGGACGACCTCATATGGCAAATTTCGTAACACTGTCTTACATTTTGGCAAAGTAATGCcctcttttcaacttagaaaagtTTGCTAAAACTTTTGTTTGTAAGCTAGTATTAGGTAGATGGGCCCCGAAAAGCCGAACgcactgtcattagacagctcttgttttcacttGTATTTACAATATACGAAGAGGACAAATCCATCTGTCAACAGTACACTGGTCATTGCTTTCAGATctagtggttccaacgttgttcgAGTGGTGAAATGGACAATTATGGACGAACTGACacttgtaagtatgatttaattAAAGGAATGTCTATTCATTTTAAACTAAATCAAATGACAACGAAGGGTCACCGCCACGCAGCGCCCGGAGCGCAAATGAAACCGTTTCTTAGTACACATATACATTC
This Mercenaria mercenaria strain notata chromosome 17, MADL_Memer_1, whole genome shotgun sequence DNA region includes the following protein-coding sequences:
- the LOC123536676 gene encoding DNA ligase 1-like isoform X2; its protein translation is MTGKGRPGVKLIEVKPVADDGRKLSPPKSKNDNAVEKKTEVDLNKSKLFTLKPLEIPEHGRQLAEIDSSFREVELTYAQHVKDLPIAKEEKVQDIEEGANEDEKVNEIKNEITKKRKRIKKNSVLPLDVTSLDYLEGKQEEPKDIGEPDIRHGKKKKATKKEKKKKNKKKKEKDTAAQAIETTREPEQEIVAIPPETDEHTDDKKKTRKLPCCFGFISTWLAKRKQKRRDKKKKAIAVRCKTPELVQYEHKKAKGGEAFTIEVDCRPIIQKPLLPPIKQTAGPIRRGIDLRLQTAEARREDELAKRRDAVRKIECKERKADADYHFRKKAGLTVRYKQADAERNRNNLSRHATMARTASIQSSSSESVIIESDPDAFKVSENDPDAWKVDDVDCFSY
- the LOC123536676 gene encoding DNA ligase 1-like isoform X1 yields the protein MTGKGRPGVKLIEVKPVADDGRKLSPPKSKNDNAVEKKTEVDLNKSKLFTLKPLEIPEHGRQLAEIDSSFREVELTYAQHVKDLPIAKEEKVQDIEEGANEDEKVNEIKNEITKKRKRIKKNSVLPLDVTSLDYLEGKQEEPKDIGEPDIRHGKKKKATKKEKKKKNKKKKEKDTAAQAIETTREPEQEIVAIPPETDEHTDDKKKTRKLPCCFGFISTWLAKRKQKRRDKKKKAIAVRCKTPELVQYEHKKAKGGEAFTIEVDCRPIIQKPLLPPIKQTAGPIRRGIDLRLQTAEARREDELAKRRDAVRKYERKKIECKERKADADYHFRKKAGLTVRYKQADAERNRNNLSRHATMARTASIQSSSSESVIIESDPDAFKVSENDPDAWKVDDVDCFSY